The Blastocatellia bacterium genome includes a region encoding these proteins:
- a CDS encoding response regulator: MERKSLLVVDDSATFRQLLCMSLTRLEGISQGDITQACDGADALNKMQSKAFDLVLTDVMMPNLNGLELVSRVRSELQSRVPIVIISTKGEEAFVEQGMKNGANCYLLKPISLPRLREVVSGLLAM; the protein is encoded by the coding sequence ATGGAGAGAAAATCACTGCTCGTGGTTGACGATTCGGCAACCTTCAGACAACTGCTTTGCATGAGCCTGACACGCCTGGAAGGCATCTCGCAGGGCGACATCACGCAGGCCTGTGATGGCGCCGACGCGCTCAACAAGATGCAATCCAAGGCGTTCGATCTGGTGCTAACCGATGTGATGATGCCGAACCTCAACGGCCTGGAGCTGGTCTCGCGTGTGCGGTCGGAGTTACAGAGCCGCGTGCCGATTGTCATCATCAGCACCAAGGGCGAAGAGGCGTTCGTCGAACAGGGGATGAAGAACGGCGCCAACTGTTATTTGCTAAAGCCGATCTCGTTGCCGCGCTTGCGGGAGGTGGTGAGCGGACTGCTGGCCATGTGA
- a CDS encoding VOC family protein, whose protein sequence is MSEVRRIPSGFHTITPTIFVRGAAQAMEFYKQAFGAEEISRHTTPDGGKVVHGELKVGDSHLFICDEFPEWGAQSPETLNGNSGAFYLYVENSDESFNRAVNAGAAIIRPVEETFWGDRVGVISDPYGHKWNFSTHVRDVTPEEMAAASAKFFSGDEQKADAAS, encoded by the coding sequence ATGTCTGAAGTGCGAAGAATTCCGAGCGGTTTTCACACCATCACGCCGACGATCTTTGTCAGGGGCGCGGCGCAGGCAATGGAGTTTTACAAGCAGGCATTCGGCGCGGAAGAGATCTCGCGCCACACCACGCCCGACGGCGGCAAGGTCGTTCATGGCGAGCTGAAGGTTGGCGATAGCCACTTGTTCATCTGTGACGAGTTTCCCGAATGGGGCGCGCAGTCGCCGGAAACGCTCAACGGCAACAGCGGTGCGTTTTATCTTTACGTCGAGAATAGCGACGAATCGTTCAACCGCGCCGTCAACGCCGGGGCGGCGATCATCCGTCCGGTGGAAGAGACCTTCTGGGGCGACCGCGTCGGCGTCATCAGCGATCCGTACGGCCACAAGTGGAATTTCTCGACGCACGTCCGCGATGTCACGCCCGAAGAGATGGCCGCCGCCTCTGCGAAGTTTTTCAGCGGCGACGAGCAGAAGGCCGACGCCGCATCCTGA
- a CDS encoding ABC transporter permease, protein MLQDLRYSMRMLGKTPAFTLVAVLSLAIGIGANTTVFSIVNALLLRPLPGLQEPSRLVDLHATSPHGQYGTFSYPDYEYYRDHTNQFEGIAAYTMLEAYLNTGDQPEHTFGNLVSGNYFDVLGARPALGRFFTPEEGQTPDAHPVVISYSLWQRRFGGDPQAVGRAMTVNNHSYTIIGIAQKNFRGTLVGVSPDLWVPVTMRKAALSGEVLTRNSRWLQAFGRLRPGVSIDQAQAELVTLAGQLQQAYPDTNRDLGVRLQPASAVPGAVRGAVVGFMGILMMIVGLVLLIACANVAAMFLTRTTARRKEVAIRLAIGATRGRIIRQVMIESLLLFLCGGVAGTLMAVWATNLLAAVKLPVDMPIFIDLALDWRVLGFTLIASLVTGLLFGLSPALQASKPDVLPALKSDTPGGGAHRSRARNVFVIAQVAISLVLLIVGGLFMRSLMNAAHIDPGFNPDGVQTVGYNLRIQDYDEAQGRAFYRQLIEQVEATPGVRSASLAQFVPLSGNVMTWGIQIEGVEPPPGLDRIPVDCNVVDARYFETLEVPLRRGRSFSEADKQGAPRVAIVNEAFVRRFFPNADAIGKRFTLDKDPIEIVGVARDGKYETLGEEPTPYLYMPFAQSYSANMTLHVRAAPNDAAAVVAAIRQATQRLDKNLPLLSVMPMSGQIAFSLVPLRLASAIVSVLGMVGLALAGIGIFGVVSYSVAQRTRELGIRMALGASRRDVLYLVLAQGWKLALIGVAIGLALSFVLTRALTSLLYGVSAGDPLVFAAMALVLSTVALLASYLPARRATRVDPMIALRYE, encoded by the coding sequence ATGCTGCAAGACTTGCGCTATAGCATGCGCATGCTGGGGAAGACGCCTGCCTTCACGCTGGTCGCCGTGCTATCGTTAGCCATCGGCATCGGCGCGAATACGACCGTGTTCAGCATCGTCAACGCGCTGCTGCTGCGCCCGCTGCCGGGCCTGCAAGAGCCGTCACGCCTGGTTGACCTGCACGCCACTTCACCGCACGGCCAGTACGGCACCTTTTCTTATCCCGACTATGAGTATTACCGCGATCATACAAACCAGTTTGAAGGCATCGCCGCATACACCATGCTCGAAGCTTATCTGAACACAGGCGATCAACCCGAGCATACGTTTGGCAATCTGGTTTCGGGCAATTACTTTGATGTGCTGGGCGCGCGCCCTGCACTTGGCCGCTTCTTCACGCCCGAAGAAGGGCAGACGCCGGACGCGCATCCGGTCGTCATCAGCTACAGCTTATGGCAGCGGCGTTTCGGCGGCGACCCGCAGGCGGTCGGTCGCGCCATGACGGTGAACAACCATTCTTACACCATCATCGGCATCGCTCAGAAAAACTTCAGGGGCACGCTGGTCGGCGTCAGCCCGGACCTATGGGTGCCGGTAACGATGCGCAAAGCGGCCTTGTCCGGCGAGGTGCTGACGCGCAATTCGCGCTGGCTGCAAGCCTTTGGGCGGCTGCGTCCGGGCGTTTCGATTGATCAGGCGCAAGCCGAGCTTGTGACACTTGCCGGCCAGTTGCAGCAAGCTTACCCCGACACCAACCGTGATCTTGGCGTGCGGCTGCAACCGGCGAGCGCCGTTCCCGGTGCAGTGCGCGGCGCGGTCGTCGGCTTCATGGGCATTCTGATGATGATCGTCGGGCTGGTGCTGTTGATTGCCTGCGCCAACGTCGCGGCAATGTTTTTGACGCGCACGACGGCGCGGCGCAAGGAGGTCGCTATCCGTCTGGCAATCGGCGCGACGCGCGGACGCATTATCCGTCAGGTGATGATCGAAAGCCTGCTGCTGTTTCTCTGCGGCGGCGTGGCCGGCACACTGATGGCGGTGTGGGCGACCAACCTGCTTGCGGCGGTCAAGCTGCCGGTTGATATGCCCATCTTCATCGATCTCGCATTAGATTGGCGCGTGCTCGGCTTCACGCTCATCGCTTCGCTCGTGACAGGGTTGTTGTTCGGGCTGTCGCCGGCGCTGCAAGCGTCAAAGCCTGACGTGCTGCCGGCGCTCAAGAGCGACACGCCGGGCGGCGGCGCGCACCGCTCGCGGGCGCGCAATGTTTTTGTTATCGCGCAGGTCGCGATTTCGCTGGTGCTATTAATCGTCGGCGGCCTCTTTATGCGCAGCCTGATGAACGCCGCGCACATCGATCCGGGCTTCAACCCCGATGGCGTGCAGACGGTCGGCTACAACCTGCGCATTCAAGATTATGACGAAGCGCAGGGCCGCGCGTTTTATCGCCAGCTCATCGAGCAGGTCGAGGCGACGCCGGGCGTGCGCTCGGCGAGTCTCGCGCAATTCGTACCGCTCAGCGGCAACGTGATGACCTGGGGAATTCAGATCGAAGGCGTCGAGCCGCCGCCGGGACTCGACCGCATTCCGGTTGATTGCAACGTCGTTGACGCGCGCTATTTTGAAACCCTCGAAGTGCCGTTGCGGCGCGGGCGCTCGTTCAGCGAAGCGGACAAACAGGGCGCGCCGCGCGTCGCCATCGTCAACGAAGCCTTCGTGCGCCGCTTCTTTCCCAACGCGGACGCCATCGGCAAGCGCTTCACCTTGGACAAGGACCCGATTGAGATTGTCGGCGTCGCTCGCGACGGCAAGTACGAAACGCTCGGCGAAGAGCCGACGCCTTACTTATACATGCCTTTCGCGCAGTCGTATTCGGCCAATATGACGTTGCACGTCCGCGCCGCGCCGAATGATGCGGCGGCCGTAGTCGCTGCCATCCGGCAGGCGACGCAACGTCTGGACAAGAACCTGCCGCTGCTGAGCGTGATGCCGATGAGCGGGCAGATCGCTTTCTCTTTAGTCCCCCTGCGGCTGGCCTCAGCCATCGTCAGCGTGCTGGGCATGGTCGGTTTGGCGCTGGCAGGGATAGGCATCTTTGGCGTCGTCAGCTATTCGGTGGCGCAACGGACGCGCGAGCTTGGCATCCGCATGGCGTTAGGCGCCAGCCGCCGCGACGTGCTGTACCTGGTGCTGGCTCAGGGCTGGAAGCTGGCATTGATCGGCGTCGCTATCGGCCTAGCCCTGTCGTTCGTCTTGACGCGCGCGCTGACGAGCTTGCTCTATGGCGTCAGCGCCGGCGACCCGCTGGTGTTTGCGGCCATGGCGCTCGTCTTATCCACGGTCGCGCTGCTGGCCAGTTATTTGCCGGCGCGTCGCGCCACGCGAGTCGATCCGATGATCGCGCTGCGTTACGAATAA
- a CDS encoding DUF1579 domain-containing protein produces MRLRIVLCTTVMICAALQGNALAQEPAKGDAKAAPNMQEMMKRWMEVATPGEGHKYLDQMAGKWDITLRAWMEPGKPPQESKGTCEAKWMLEGRFLYSEMSSQIMGMPFKGIDVIGYDNYKKHYVVFHIDNLGTALSTGEGKLDPSKQVMTVFGKMDDPIMDEHDKPVKYVTRLLSKDKYVFEVYDEVGSPHEFKVLELTYTRARP; encoded by the coding sequence ATGAGATTGAGAATCGTGCTTTGCACAACCGTAATGATCTGCGCCGCATTGCAGGGCAATGCGCTCGCCCAGGAGCCGGCGAAAGGCGACGCCAAGGCGGCCCCTAACATGCAGGAGATGATGAAGAGGTGGATGGAAGTGGCGACGCCCGGCGAAGGCCACAAGTACCTCGATCAGATGGCCGGCAAATGGGACATCACCCTGCGCGCCTGGATGGAGCCGGGAAAGCCGCCGCAGGAATCAAAAGGCACCTGCGAGGCCAAATGGATGCTGGAAGGGCGCTTTCTTTACAGCGAAATGAGCAGCCAGATCATGGGCATGCCGTTCAAAGGCATAGACGTTATCGGCTATGACAACTACAAGAAGCACTACGTGGTCTTCCACATCGATAACCTGGGCACGGCACTCTCGACCGGCGAAGGCAAGCTCGACCCGTCAAAGCAGGTCATGACCGTCTTCGGCAAGATGGACGATCCGATAATGGACGAGCACGACAAGCCCGTGAAATATGTCACGCGCCTGCTCAGCAAAGACAAGTACGTCTTTGAAGTCTATGACGAGGTCGGCAGCCCGCACGAGTTCAAGGTACTCGAACTCACGTACACGCGCGCGAGGCCGTGA
- a CDS encoding response regulator → MFEMTGEMAPPRAPLTCLIVDDSAFMRFHLKRLMDAFDNVVAREAANGNEAVTEYARFKPDIVLMDIVMPGLGGIETVKQICEHDPSARVIMISSLSYHEKVEEALAAGAKCFVAKPVTTEQLRQAIDRAFTAAA, encoded by the coding sequence ATGTTTGAGATGACCGGAGAGATGGCACCGCCGCGCGCGCCGCTCACTTGCCTCATTGTGGACGATTCGGCCTTCATGCGATTTCACCTGAAGCGCTTGATGGACGCTTTCGATAACGTCGTGGCGCGCGAGGCAGCCAACGGCAACGAGGCGGTGACCGAGTATGCGCGCTTCAAGCCCGACATCGTGCTGATGGACATTGTCATGCCGGGGCTCGGCGGCATCGAAACCGTCAAGCAGATCTGCGAGCACGACCCGTCGGCCCGCGTCATCATGATCAGCTCGCTCAGTTATCACGAGAAGGTCGAAGAGGCGCTGGCCGCCGGCGCCAAGTGCTTCGTCGCCAAGCCGGTGACGACCGAACAGTTGCGCCAGGCGATTGACCGCGCCTTCACCGCGGCGGCGTAA
- the lexA gene encoding transcriptional repressor LexA, producing MVLTPRQREVYEYIRRFAEVHGYAPTIAEIRGHLGLSSPATVHQLLSVLEREGLIRRIKHASRGIELVKAESDDAPCEIPLLGVVAAGQPIEAVLNHESVVIPPDMLGRKRTFALRVRGDSMIDEQIRDGDFLIVESRETAENGQTVVALVDGSDTTVKRFYKEANQIRLEPANPAYQPIIKPAERVHIQGVVIGVIRKYHH from the coding sequence ATGGTCTTAACTCCACGGCAGCGTGAAGTCTACGAATACATCCGGCGCTTTGCCGAAGTTCATGGCTACGCGCCGACGATTGCCGAAATCCGCGGCCATCTCGGGCTCAGCTCGCCGGCAACTGTGCATCAGTTGTTGTCTGTGCTGGAGCGCGAAGGCTTGATCCGCCGCATCAAGCACGCCAGCCGCGGCATCGAGCTGGTCAAAGCCGAAAGCGATGACGCGCCGTGCGAGATACCGCTGCTCGGCGTGGTCGCGGCGGGCCAGCCGATAGAAGCCGTCTTGAATCATGAATCGGTGGTCATCCCGCCCGACATGCTCGGACGCAAGCGAACCTTTGCCTTGCGCGTGCGCGGCGATTCGATGATCGATGAACAGATACGTGATGGCGATTTCTTGATCGTCGAATCACGCGAGACGGCAGAGAACGGGCAGACGGTCGTTGCGCTCGTTGACGGCAGCGACACCACCGTGAAGCGGTTTTATAAGGAAGCCAACCAGATCAGGCTGGAGCCGGCCAATCCAGCTTATCAACCCATCATCAAGCCCGCCGAGCGCGTCCATATTCAGGGCGTTGTCATCGGCGTGATTCGCAAGTATCACCACTGA
- a CDS encoding GAF domain-containing protein has product MSQRPEDILKVFSKSEELLDMIQRGRAFTEELMSENERLRYRLVQMEAERASAEEMHKREVEKLRLEADLARQRADFLDGRFHEIEEENKDFAQRYVEVEEQNESLANLYVASYNLHSTLDPQEVIGCITEILLNLIGAEEFALYVLDEESGELALTGYEGDALTMLHADRMAVGEGLEGMVAASGEAFFALDTGETGEVCACFPLKLKAQVVGVIAIYKLLAHKRQLTDLDHHLLELLAGHAATAIVSSKLYAQTDRKLKTWEGVMSLLRES; this is encoded by the coding sequence ATGAGCCAACGACCGGAAGACATTCTAAAAGTATTCTCGAAGAGCGAAGAGCTGCTGGACATGATTCAGCGAGGCCGCGCCTTCACCGAAGAGCTGATGAGCGAGAACGAGCGGCTGCGCTATCGCCTGGTGCAGATGGAGGCCGAGCGCGCCAGCGCCGAAGAGATGCACAAGCGCGAGGTCGAAAAGCTGCGGCTCGAAGCCGATCTCGCACGGCAGCGGGCCGACTTTCTCGATGGCCGCTTCCACGAGATCGAGGAAGAGAACAAGGACTTCGCGCAACGCTACGTCGAGGTCGAAGAGCAGAACGAGAGCCTGGCGAATCTCTACGTCGCCAGCTACAACCTGCACTCGACGCTCGACCCGCAAGAGGTGATCGGCTGCATCACGGAGATTCTGTTGAACCTGATCGGCGCCGAAGAGTTCGCGCTCTACGTGCTGGACGAAGAGAGCGGCGAGCTGGCGCTGACCGGCTACGAGGGCGACGCGCTGACGATGCTGCACGCGGATCGGATGGCGGTGGGCGAGGGCCTCGAAGGCATGGTGGCGGCGAGCGGCGAAGCCTTCTTCGCGCTCGACACCGGCGAGACGGGGGAAGTCTGCGCCTGCTTCCCCTTAAAGCTCAAAGCGCAGGTGGTCGGGGTGATCGCGATTTACAAACTGCTGGCGCACAAGCGGCAGTTGACTGACCTAGATCACCACTTGCTTGAGCTGTTGGCCGGCCATGCGGCGACGGCAATCGTCAGCTCGAAGCTCTACGCGCAGACGGACCGCAAGCTGAAAACCTGGGAAGGGGTCATGAGCCTGCTCCGCGAAAGCTAA
- a CDS encoding DUF4388 domain-containing protein, with protein MHLNGDLSDFALADILQILSLGRKTGTLLVENGSLKGRIVIEAGRITGAEAEPGGGLADSLLHRGKLNADTLALLRRIGESCAAWSLPSLLLESGLLSIGELQEAASLHVSSLVSRLVEIGKGSFRLLLNETALTDDRDNVRLADGLDIGEVLLQSATRRDEAQRRPEPMPPRRASAAAEPARMPVNGATGPAASRAVNGNGNGAAEKNGNGHPGPERFYALLAELSANSVLMEISLLVMRYASEQASRGILFGLHEGALHGIGQFGVDRFVHSHNVDSLIRAIRLPLTGDALVARVARERAPVVGPLEQSYWNAEMLEAIGGGHDGLQALAVPLLRDGQVMYVIYADNFGTSEPLMAIDELVALTSVATLALDKTLLHQVGAGVN; from the coding sequence ATGCACCTGAACGGCGACCTGAGCGATTTCGCGCTCGCCGACATCTTACAAATCCTCAGTCTCGGCAGAAAGACGGGGACGCTGCTGGTCGAAAACGGCAGCCTCAAGGGGCGCATTGTCATTGAGGCGGGCCGCATCACCGGCGCAGAGGCGGAGCCCGGCGGCGGCCTCGCCGATAGCCTGCTGCATCGCGGCAAGCTCAATGCCGACACGCTGGCGCTGCTGCGCCGCATCGGCGAGAGCTGCGCCGCCTGGAGCTTGCCGAGCCTGCTGCTGGAAAGCGGGCTGTTGAGCATCGGCGAGCTTCAGGAAGCCGCCAGCCTGCACGTTTCGTCGCTGGTGTCGCGGCTGGTCGAGATCGGCAAAGGTAGCTTCCGATTGCTGCTCAACGAGACGGCATTGACCGATGACCGCGACAACGTGCGGCTCGCCGACGGTCTGGATATTGGCGAGGTCTTGCTGCAATCGGCGACCCGGCGCGACGAGGCGCAACGCCGGCCCGAACCGATGCCGCCGCGCCGAGCCAGCGCCGCCGCCGAGCCCGCGCGAATGCCAGTGAACGGCGCAACCGGCCCCGCGGCGAGCCGCGCGGTTAACGGCAATGGGAATGGGGCGGCAGAAAAGAACGGCAACGGGCACCCGGGCCCCGAGCGCTTTTACGCGCTGCTGGCTGAGTTGAGCGCCAACTCGGTGCTGATGGAGATCAGCTTGCTGGTGATGCGCTACGCCAGCGAGCAGGCGTCACGCGGCATATTGTTCGGGCTTCACGAAGGCGCGCTGCATGGCATCGGCCAGTTCGGCGTTGACCGCTTCGTGCATAGCCATAATGTGGATAGCTTGATTCGCGCCATCCGCTTGCCGCTCACGGGTGACGCGCTGGTGGCGCGGGTGGCGCGCGAGCGCGCTCCGGTGGTCGGGCCGCTGGAGCAGAGTTACTGGAACGCCGAGATGCTTGAAGCCATCGGCGGCGGCCACGATGGCTTGCAGGCGCTGGCGGTGCCGCTGCTCAGGGATGGCCAGGTCATGTACGTCATCTATGCCGACAACTTCGGCACCAGCGAGCCGCTGATGGCGATTGACGAATTGGTCGCGCTGACCAGCGTGGCGACCCTGGCGCTCGACAAGACGCTGTTACACCAGGTCGGCGCCGGCGTTAACTAA
- a CDS encoding chemotaxis protein CheX — protein MRLEVVKAFRDSTGEMLQQIVGPVDDVAAMAMHPTPLAGREVTTVIALDGEARGRVTFDMDSATAMRLAGRLLDEPPAMMTPLAESAIAELASMIIGHAISTINDQGRRVRMEPPVIGDGGLARAEVCFETLTFPVQTPFGEVRVNVMIHDLD, from the coding sequence ATGCGACTCGAAGTTGTGAAAGCCTTCCGCGATTCGACCGGCGAGATGTTGCAGCAGATCGTCGGGCCTGTCGACGACGTGGCGGCTATGGCTATGCATCCGACGCCGCTTGCCGGGCGCGAGGTGACGACGGTCATTGCGCTCGACGGCGAGGCGCGCGGGCGCGTGACGTTTGATATGGACTCGGCAACCGCCATGCGACTGGCCGGGCGGCTGCTCGACGAGCCGCCCGCGATGATGACGCCGCTGGCCGAGAGCGCCATCGCCGAGCTGGCCTCGATGATCATCGGCCATGCGATTTCAACCATTAACGATCAAGGGAGGCGCGTGCGGATGGAGCCGCCGGTGATCGGCGACGGCGGGCTGGCCCGCGCCGAGGTCTGCTTTGAAACGCTGACCTTTCCCGTGCAGACGCCGTTCGGCGAAGTGCGCGTCAATGTCATGATTCACGATCTCGATTAA
- a CDS encoding VOC family protein, which produces MAVKPIPEGYHTLTPFLIIEGAAKLIDFLKAAFNAQEVSRMSGKDGTVGHAELRIGDSMLMLADAQPEYPARPCMIGLYVEDVDATYQRALAAGATSVREVADQFYGDRSGAVQDASGMQWWISTHIEDVTDEELARRAAAFKDQHQEQCG; this is translated from the coding sequence ATGGCAGTTAAACCGATTCCTGAGGGTTATCACACCTTAACGCCTTTTCTAATCATCGAGGGGGCGGCCAAGCTGATCGATTTTTTGAAAGCGGCCTTTAACGCGCAGGAGGTTTCCCGCATGTCGGGCAAGGACGGCACGGTCGGCCACGCCGAACTCCGCATTGGCGACTCGATGCTGATGCTGGCCGACGCGCAGCCCGAGTACCCGGCACGCCCATGCATGATCGGTCTCTACGTCGAAGACGTTGACGCCACCTACCAGCGCGCCCTTGCCGCCGGCGCGACTTCTGTGCGCGAAGTGGCGGATCAGTTTTATGGAGACCGCAGCGGCGCCGTTCAGGACGCCTCCGGCATGCAGTGGTGGATCAGCACACACATTGAAGATGTGACGGACGAAGAACTGGCCCGCCGCGCCGCCGCGTTCAAAGATCAACACCAGGAACAATGTGGCTGA
- a CDS encoding ABC transporter ATP-binding protein, translating into MASAHRPPQKERPGWRERIAALRYVPPLVRLVWQTHRGFTSVMVVLRLLRAFIPVATLWVGKLIIDTVVAMRDGQASFKRLWQLVALEIVIVLGGEMLARASSLVESLLGDLFSNLTSVRLMEHAAALDLYHFEDPTFYDQLERARRQTTSRIGLLMQLIQMAQDTITLISLGGALLVYSPWLLLLLAVAVVPSFLGETHFASLEYSLLFRWTPERRQLDYLRYIGASDVTAKEVQMFGLAPWLIERFRALSEKFYEENKRLSVRKAFISTLLSVVGTAGYYGAYAIILVRAVLGTITIGSLTFLAGSFARSRDLIQRLLMGASEITQQALYLKDLFDFFEMRPTITSSAEAVPVPEPIREGFVFENVGFQYPGSDRWAVRHVSFHLPPGERVAFVGENGAGKTTLTKLLARLYDPTEGRILLDGRDLREYDLGSLRRAISVIFQDFVRYAMRFDENIGVGEIDKVRAYLDTVANEPGNGDHGAESPTTGNGKPGRFTKDVEAAAQTTEGADVPEPITAAADKSLASTLLGRFTSGYRQMLGRRFEGGVDLSGGEWQKVALGRAYMRDAQVLILDEPTAALDARAEYEVFKRFSELVAGRMAVIISHRFSTVRMADRIVVLTEGRVVEDGTHEDLLARRGLYAELFTLQAEGYR; encoded by the coding sequence ATGGCGTCTGCGCATCGTCCACCACAGAAAGAGCGGCCAGGCTGGCGCGAGCGCATCGCGGCGTTGCGTTATGTGCCGCCGCTCGTGCGATTGGTCTGGCAGACGCATCGCGGTTTTACATCGGTGATGGTCGTGCTGCGACTGCTGCGCGCCTTCATCCCCGTAGCAACGCTGTGGGTCGGCAAGCTGATCATCGATACGGTCGTCGCCATGCGCGACGGGCAGGCAAGCTTCAAGCGGCTGTGGCAACTGGTCGCTCTCGAAATCGTCATCGTGCTTGGCGGCGAGATGCTGGCGCGTGCGTCGTCACTCGTTGAAAGCCTGCTCGGCGATTTGTTCTCGAACCTGACGAGCGTGCGTTTGATGGAGCACGCGGCGGCGCTCGACCTCTACCACTTCGAAGACCCGACCTTCTATGATCAACTGGAACGGGCGCGGCGGCAGACGACCAGCAGAATCGGCCTGCTGATGCAGCTCATTCAAATGGCGCAAGACACCATCACGCTCATCAGCCTGGGCGGCGCGCTGCTGGTCTACAGCCCGTGGCTGCTGCTGTTGCTGGCGGTCGCCGTGGTGCCGAGCTTTTTGGGCGAAACGCATTTTGCCTCGCTGGAGTATTCGTTACTTTTTCGCTGGACGCCGGAGCGCCGCCAGTTGGATTACCTGCGCTACATTGGCGCAAGCGACGTGACCGCCAAAGAGGTGCAGATGTTCGGCCTGGCGCCGTGGCTGATCGAGCGCTTCCGGGCGCTGTCAGAGAAGTTTTACGAAGAGAACAAGCGGCTCTCTGTGCGCAAGGCGTTCATTTCGACCTTGCTCTCTGTCGTCGGCACCGCCGGGTACTATGGCGCCTATGCGATCATCCTGGTGCGCGCCGTGCTGGGGACGATCACCATCGGCTCGCTGACCTTTCTCGCGGGCTCGTTTGCGCGCAGCCGCGACCTGATTCAACGCCTGCTGATGGGCGCAAGCGAGATCACGCAGCAGGCGCTTTACCTGAAAGACCTTTTCGATTTCTTCGAGATGCGCCCGACGATCACTTCGTCTGCCGAGGCCGTGCCTGTGCCTGAGCCGATTCGCGAAGGCTTCGTCTTTGAAAACGTCGGCTTTCAATATCCGGGCAGTGACCGCTGGGCGGTGCGCCATGTCAGCTTTCATTTGCCGCCGGGCGAGCGCGTCGCCTTCGTCGGCGAAAACGGCGCCGGCAAGACGACGCTGACGAAGTTGCTGGCGCGGCTCTACGACCCGACCGAAGGGCGCATCCTGCTCGATGGCCGCGACCTGCGCGAATACGACCTGGGATCGCTGCGGCGGGCCATCAGCGTCATCTTTCAAGACTTCGTGCGCTACGCCATGCGCTTCGACGAAAACATCGGCGTCGGCGAGATTGACAAGGTGCGCGCTTATCTCGATACGGTGGCGAATGAGCCAGGCAACGGCGACCACGGCGCTGAATCACCCACGACCGGCAACGGCAAGCCGGGCCGCTTTACCAAAGACGTCGAAGCGGCCGCACAGACAACTGAAGGCGCGGATGTGCCGGAGCCGATCACCGCGGCGGCAGATAAGTCACTCGCTTCAACCTTGCTCGGACGCTTCACCAGCGGCTACCGGCAGATGCTCGGGCGGCGATTCGAAGGCGGCGTAGACCTGTCGGGCGGCGAATGGCAGAAGGTGGCGCTCGGGCGCGCTTATATGCGCGACGCGCAGGTGTTGATTCTTGACGAGCCGACCGCCGCGCTCGACGCCCGCGCCGAGTACGAAGTCTTCAAGCGCTTCTCGGAGCTGGTGGCCGGCCGCATGGCGGTAATCATCTCGCACCGCTTCTCGACCGTGCGGATGGCCGACCGCATCGTTGTGCTGACCGAGGGGCGCGTCGTCGAAGATGGCACCCACGAAGACCTGTTGGCACGCCGCGGCCTCTATGCCGAGCTATTTACTCTCCAGGCCGAAGGCTACCGCTAA
- a CDS encoding peptide deformylase — translation MELIKYPNPILFKKSAPVEITKEVRDFVDEMFAFMKGELTWGEPVGLAAPQVGHNVRIFIALKQVYINPELTPVEEAGTTVYEEGCYSLEKERYDYKVRRYNEILLRWQNRKGKWRQERIKGFRAQVIQHEYDHLEGRLCSGQAEGS, via the coding sequence ATGGAATTGATCAAGTACCCGAACCCCATCCTGTTCAAAAAGTCGGCGCCGGTCGAGATCACTAAAGAGGTCAGAGATTTTGTGGACGAGATGTTTGCCTTTATGAAGGGCGAGCTGACGTGGGGCGAGCCTGTCGGCCTGGCAGCGCCGCAGGTCGGCCACAACGTGCGCATCTTCATCGCTTTGAAACAGGTCTACATCAACCCGGAGCTGACGCCTGTGGAAGAAGCCGGCACCACTGTCTACGAAGAAGGTTGTTACAGTTTAGAGAAGGAGCGCTACGACTATAAGGTGCGCCGCTATAATGAAATTCTGCTGCGCTGGCAGAACCGCAAAGGCAAGTGGCGGCAGGAGCGCATCAAGGGCTTTCGCGCCCAGGTCATTCAGCACGAGTACGACCACCTCGAAGGCCGCCTCTGCTCCGGTCAGGCGGAGGGATCATGA
- a CDS encoding VOC family protein, protein MKAVFKSAWPYREDAMNLPVENVEAAIPFYETVMGFRVVSRQAAPCKSAVLARDTIQIGLAENGGDPEQEGCFFEVDDAEAAFAELRANGLGREEANFRIDQHGDTAFKVFFVIAPDRLCYCLGERQS, encoded by the coding sequence ATGAAAGCAGTCTTCAAAAGCGCATGGCCGTACCGCGAGGACGCCATGAACCTGCCGGTCGAAAATGTCGAAGCCGCCATCCCGTTTTACGAAACGGTCATGGGATTTCGAGTCGTGTCGCGGCAAGCCGCGCCCTGTAAGTCGGCCGTCCTCGCTCGCGACACGATTCAGATCGGGCTGGCCGAAAATGGCGGCGACCCAGAGCAGGAAGGCTGTTTCTTTGAGGTAGATGACGCCGAAGCGGCCTTTGCAGAGTTGCGGGCGAATGGCCTGGGAAGAGAAGAAGCTAACTTCCGCATTGACCAGCACGGCGACACCGCCTTCAAAGTCTTTTTCGTCATCGCGCCCGACCGGCTTTGTTACTGTCTCGGCGAGCGGCAGAGTTGA